One Cryptomeria japonica chromosome 9, Sugi_1.0, whole genome shotgun sequence genomic window carries:
- the LOC131858496 gene encoding secreted RxLR effector protein 78-like codes for MEWARLLNQKVAMFLLDFEKAYDKIEWKFIFMMLEAFDFHDLFCHCVLVLLVDAHAQIEVNGVTSQPFKLGRSIRQGCHLAPALFVIAYDVLFYLLRENSLSPKVKDSGAKISQAKSTLLS; via the exons ATGGAGTGGGCAAGGCTTTTGAATCAAAAGGTGGCCATGTTTTTATTGgactttgagaaggcatacgaCAAAATTGAGTGGAAGTTTATCTTCATGATGCTTGAAGCCTTCGATTTTCATGATTTATTCTGCCATTGCGTTTTGGTCCTCCTTGTGGATGCCCATGCTCAGATTGAAGTTAATGGAGTTACCTCTCAGCCCTTTAAGCTTGGTAGATCCATTAGGCAAGGATGTCATCTTGCTCCTGCTCTTTTTGTGATTGCTTATGATGTTTTGTTTTATCTTCTTAGAGAAAATTCCCTTTCTCCTAAAGTGAAAG ATTCAGGGGCAAAGATTTCCCAGGCCAAATCTACCTTACTTAGCTAG